One part of the Sciurus carolinensis chromosome 6, mSciCar1.2, whole genome shotgun sequence genome encodes these proteins:
- the LOC124986399 gene encoding sperm motility kinase 2B-like — MYRQSNQTSAVLQRPRSFNEAIVRDQYEVLEDIGHGAFGRVKLARHRLTGAEVAVKVLRKVAHNLPVLSEPDVMRTLEHPNVIQLFQVIETHRNIYIVMENAAGGELYDHVPKCGLQEEEARRLFRQIAGAVSYCHDKGVVHRDLKPENIVMDGRGNPKLIDFGFSARFTSGQKLNEFWGTLSHFAPELVLRQAYEGPPVDVWSLGVILYFMLTGKRPFRGPTDEEMLRQIVLAMYRIPPHVPIEAGKLIHRILAVYPRKRPTVKQILQHLWLREGEQYLPHDSSEAPLKHPDTEIMTILFDMGYDPYKTWVSLAKRKFSMTMATYLILQHQKSQGPGCMFQGKPVPPRVKPRPCLLDLSHSPVLPKRSPSEPALCTFPFPCELLLPEGAKQSGQKGIRSASLPATHLHCLPSRTPAPDRASQPDSGQTHANRKLWKRVTGRIAACVRQLCCCEPCVSSKVAPI, encoded by the coding sequence ATGTACAGACAAAGTAATCAGACTAGTGCAGTGTTGCAGAGGCCCCGCTCCTTCAATGAGGCCATTGTCAGGGACCAGTATGAAGTTCTGGAGGACATTGGGCATGGAGCGTTTGGCCGGGTAAAACTAGCCCGCCATCGCCTCActggggcagaggtggcagtGAAAGTCCTGCGGAAGGTAGCACACAACCTCCCTGTCCTCTCTGAACCAGATGTGATGAGGACCCTGGAGCATCCCAATGTAATTCAGTTATTTCAGGTGATTGAGACCCACAGAAATATCTACATTGTGATGGAAAATGCAGCTGGGGGAGAACTCTATGACCATGTCCCAAAGTGTGGCCTGCAGGAGGAAGAGGCCCGCAGACTTTTCAGACAGATAGCGGGAGCCGTGAGCTACTGCCATGACAAGGGCGTCGTGCACCGAGACCTGAAGCCAGAGAACATCGTGATGGATGGCAGAGGCAACCCCAAACTGATTGACTTTGGCTTCAGCGCCAGGTTCACGTCCGGGCAGAAACTGAATGAGTTCTGGGGCACTCTCTCACACTTTGCCCCTGAACTTGTCCTGAGGCAAGCGTATGAGGGCCCCCCAGTAGACGTCTGGAGCCTGGGTGtcattctgtattttatgttGACAGGAAAGCGCCCATTTAGGGGGCCCACTGATGAGGAAATGCTGAGGCAGATTGTACTAGCAATGTACCGCATCCCTCCTCATGTTCCCATTGAAGCAGGAAAGCTCATCCACAGAATCCTGGCTGTGTACCCCAGGAAACGACCCACAGTCAAGCAAATCCTTCAGCACCTATGGTTGAGGGAGGGTGAGCAATATTTACCCCATGATTCTAGTGAGGCACCCCTCAAACACCCAGACACAGAAATAATGACAATCCTATTTGATATGGGTTATGATCCATACAAGACCTGGGTGTCCCTGGCCAAGAGAAAGTTCAGTATGACCATGGCCACCTACTTGATCCTTCAGCACCAGAAAAGCCAGGGGCCAGGTTGCATGTTCCAGGGGAAGCCTGTGCCTCCCAGGGTTAAGCCTCGCCCATGCCTTCTGGATCTCTCTCATTCCCCTGTCCTCCCAAAGAGGAGCCCCAGTGAGCCTGCCCTCTGcaccttccccttcccctgtGAGCTTCTGCTGCCTGAGGGGGCCAAACAGTCAGGGCAGAAGGGCATCAGAAGTGCCAGCCTGCCTGCCACTCATCTCCACTGCCTGCCGTCAAGGACCCCCGCACCTGATAGAGCCTCCCAGCCTGACTCTGGGCAAACCCATGCCAACAGAAAGCTCTGGAAGCGGGTGACTGGGAGGATTGCTGCCTGTGTGCGACAACTGTGCTGCTGTGAGCCATGTGTCAGCAGTAAGGTGGCTCCAATCTAG